The Xanthomonas indica genome has a segment encoding these proteins:
- the pheT gene encoding phenylalanine--tRNA ligase subunit beta — MKFSENWLRSHVPTQASREQLTATLTAIGLEVEEVVPLGDGLQQVVVARIVEAAPHPEADRLQVCRVDAGQGELLQIVCGAPNARAGLVAPLALVGAQVGGIAIKPAKLRGVASNGMLCSAKELGLDSDASGLFELPDDAPIGQALTEYLGLPDASIEIKLTPNRADCFGVRGIAYDVAAACGSDVLPLVVTPAAVSSERTLPVTLEAGADAPRYCGRVVEDLDPAAKTPLWMAERLRRSGVRPVSLLVDITQYVMLELGQPMHAFDLETLQGPIGVRHARAGETLTLLDGREAALDPGFLLVTDADRPVALAGLMGGHATRVTETTRHVFLEAAHFAPAAIMGRGRKLGLHTDAGHRFERGVDPALPRHALELATRLVLELAGGRAGPVVEAELPAFLPTPAPIALRRARILRVLGIEIADADVERILRALGMDVAAAADGWQVTAPSRRFDIAIEEDLIEELARIHGYDRLPTTLPGGATRIAMDSETQLDERSVRRQLLARDLLDTINYAFVDAALLDQWGLHDGRVALANPLSAELAVMRPSLLPGLVAALGRNAARQAGRVRLFELGKAFAAAAQAGAAPIETQRVAAAVCGDADALQWGLPARKVDFHDLKGDLEALAAASGARLDYRPSTHPFAHPTRSADVYRDDVRIGWIGQLHPRLLQAMQIDVDVLAFELDLAPLAARALPRAAELSRYPSVRRDLAFVVPDAVSWAALARSVRAAVGPLLREVVLFDRYVGAGVEAGCKSLAMGLILQDNTRTLTDRDVEAVVADAVAALAREHDARMRG, encoded by the coding sequence ATGAAATTCAGCGAAAACTGGCTGCGCAGCCACGTTCCGACCCAGGCCTCGCGTGAGCAGCTCACCGCGACCCTGACCGCCATCGGCCTTGAGGTCGAGGAGGTCGTGCCGCTCGGCGACGGCCTGCAGCAGGTGGTGGTGGCGCGGATCGTCGAGGCGGCGCCGCATCCCGAGGCCGACCGGCTGCAGGTGTGCCGGGTCGATGCCGGGCAGGGCGAGCTGCTGCAGATCGTCTGCGGCGCGCCGAATGCGCGCGCAGGACTGGTCGCGCCGCTGGCGCTGGTCGGCGCCCAGGTCGGCGGCATCGCGATCAAGCCTGCCAAGCTGCGTGGGGTCGCGTCCAACGGCATGCTCTGCTCGGCCAAGGAACTGGGCCTGGACAGCGACGCGTCCGGCCTGTTCGAACTGCCCGACGATGCGCCGATCGGCCAGGCGCTGACCGAGTATCTGGGCCTGCCCGACGCCAGCATCGAGATCAAGCTCACCCCCAACCGCGCCGATTGCTTCGGCGTGCGCGGCATCGCCTACGACGTGGCCGCGGCCTGCGGCAGCGACGTGCTGCCGCTGGTGGTAACGCCGGCCGCGGTGAGCAGCGAGCGCACGCTGCCGGTGACGCTGGAGGCGGGCGCCGATGCGCCGCGTTACTGCGGCCGCGTGGTCGAGGACCTGGATCCGGCGGCGAAGACGCCGCTGTGGATGGCCGAGCGCCTGCGCCGCAGCGGCGTGCGTCCGGTGTCGCTGCTGGTGGACATCACCCAGTACGTGATGCTGGAACTGGGGCAGCCGATGCATGCCTTCGACCTGGAGACGTTGCAGGGTCCGATCGGCGTGCGTCACGCACGCGCCGGCGAGACCCTGACCCTGCTCGATGGCCGCGAGGCCGCGCTGGATCCGGGCTTCCTGCTGGTCACCGACGCCGATCGGCCGGTGGCACTGGCCGGGCTGATGGGCGGCCACGCCACCCGCGTCACCGAGACCACCCGGCACGTGTTCCTGGAAGCCGCGCATTTCGCCCCGGCGGCGATCATGGGCCGCGGCCGCAAGCTCGGCCTGCACACCGATGCCGGCCACCGCTTCGAGCGCGGCGTGGACCCGGCGCTGCCGCGGCACGCGCTGGAACTGGCCACGCGATTGGTGCTAGAGCTGGCCGGCGGGCGTGCCGGTCCGGTGGTCGAGGCCGAGTTGCCGGCGTTCCTGCCGACGCCGGCGCCGATCGCGTTGCGCCGCGCGCGCATCCTGCGCGTGCTCGGCATCGAGATCGCCGATGCCGACGTGGAGCGCATCCTGCGCGCGCTGGGCATGGACGTGGCCGCCGCGGCCGATGGCTGGCAGGTCACCGCGCCGAGCCGTCGCTTCGACATCGCCATCGAAGAGGACCTGATCGAGGAACTGGCGCGCATTCACGGCTACGACCGCCTGCCGACCACCTTGCCCGGCGGCGCCACCCGCATCGCCATGGACAGCGAGACCCAGCTGGACGAGCGCAGCGTGCGCCGGCAGCTGCTGGCCCGCGACCTGCTGGACACCATCAACTACGCCTTCGTCGATGCCGCGCTGCTGGACCAATGGGGCCTGCACGACGGGCGCGTGGCGCTGGCCAATCCGCTCAGCGCCGAGCTGGCAGTGATGCGTCCGTCGCTGTTGCCGGGGCTGGTGGCCGCGCTGGGTCGCAACGCCGCGCGCCAGGCCGGGCGCGTGCGCCTGTTCGAGCTGGGCAAGGCGTTCGCCGCGGCAGCGCAGGCCGGCGCCGCGCCGATCGAGACCCAGCGGGTGGCGGCCGCGGTGTGTGGTGATGCCGATGCCCTGCAGTGGGGCCTGCCGGCGCGCAAGGTCGACTTCCACGACCTCAAGGGCGACCTGGAGGCCTTGGCTGCGGCATCCGGCGCTCGTCTGGACTACCGCCCGTCGACGCATCCGTTCGCGCATCCGACCCGCTCGGCCGACGTCTATCGCGACGACGTGAGGATCGGCTGGATCGGCCAGCTGCACCCGCGGCTGCTGCAGGCGATGCAGATCGACGTCGATGTGCTGGCATTCGAGCTGGACCTGGCGCCGCTGGCCGCGCGCGCCCTGCCGCGTGCCGCCGAGCTGTCGCGGTACCCGTCGGTGCGCCGCGACCTGGCCTTCGTGGTGCCGGACGCGGTGAGCTGGGCGGCGCTGGCGCGCAGCGTGCGCGCGGCGGTGGGACCCTTGCTGCGCGAGGTGGTGCTGTTCGACCGCTACGTTGGCGCGGGGGTCGAGGCTGGTTGCAAGAGTCTCGCTATGGGCTTGATTTTGCAGGACAACACGCGCACTCTGACAGACCGCGACGTGGAGGCGGTGGTCGCCGATGCGGTGGCCGCGCTGGCGCGGGAACACGACGCGCGGATGCGTGGTTGA
- the pheS gene encoding phenylalanine--tRNA ligase subunit alpha, which translates to MSEIDSLSGQALADIAAAQSPEALEQLRVALLGKSGSITAQLKQLGALAPEQRKLAGEAINRARDTVSAALAERRTLLETVALDARLAEERIDVTLPGRRGERGGLHPVTRTLERITEIFARLGYELSDGPEIEDDWHNFEALNFPPHHPARAMHDTFYFGDGRLLRTHTSGVQVRYMGEHAPPLRMIAAGKVYRSDSDQTHSPMFHQVEGLLVDEHATFADLKGTLAEFVRAFFERDFQMRFRPSYFPFVEPGAEVDIAWQQPDGSTRWLEVLGCGMVHPNVLRNVGIDPERYTGFAFGMGVERFAMLRYGVNDLRAFFENDVRFLRQFA; encoded by the coding sequence ATGAGTGAGATCGATTCCCTGAGCGGGCAGGCGCTAGCGGACATCGCCGCGGCGCAGAGCCCGGAGGCGCTGGAGCAACTGCGGGTCGCGCTGCTCGGCAAGAGCGGCAGCATCACCGCCCAGCTCAAGCAGCTCGGCGCGCTGGCGCCGGAGCAGCGCAAGCTGGCCGGCGAGGCGATCAACCGCGCGCGCGACACGGTGTCCGCCGCGCTAGCCGAGCGCCGTACGCTGCTGGAGACTGTGGCGCTGGACGCACGCCTGGCCGAGGAGCGCATCGACGTGACCCTGCCAGGGCGGCGCGGCGAACGCGGTGGGCTGCACCCGGTCACCCGCACGCTGGAGCGCATCACCGAGATCTTCGCGCGGCTGGGCTACGAACTGTCCGACGGCCCCGAGATCGAGGACGACTGGCACAACTTCGAGGCGTTGAATTTCCCGCCGCATCACCCGGCGCGGGCGATGCACGACACCTTCTATTTCGGCGACGGCCGCCTGCTGCGCACCCATACCTCGGGCGTGCAGGTGCGCTACATGGGGGAGCATGCGCCGCCGCTGCGCATGATCGCCGCCGGCAAGGTCTACCGCAGCGACAGCGACCAGACCCATTCGCCGATGTTCCACCAGGTCGAAGGCCTGCTGGTCGACGAGCACGCAACCTTCGCCGACCTCAAGGGCACCTTGGCCGAGTTCGTGCGCGCGTTCTTCGAGCGCGATTTCCAGATGCGCTTCCGCCCCAGCTACTTCCCCTTCGTCGAGCCTGGTGCCGAGGTCGACATCGCCTGGCAGCAGCCCGACGGCAGCACCCGCTGGCTGGAAGTGCTCGGCTGCGGCATGGTCCACCCGAACGTGCTGCGCAACGTCGGCATCGACCCGGAGCGCTACACCGGCTTCGCCTTCGGCATGGGCGTGGAGCGCTTCGCGATGCTGCGCTACGGCGTCAACGACCTGCGCGCCTTCTTCGAGAACGACGTGCGGTTCCTGCGGCAGTTTGCTTGA
- the rplT gene encoding 50S ribosomal protein L20 — translation MARVKRGVQARRRHKKVLNLAKGYYNARRKVFRVAKQAVIKAQQYAYIGRKQKKRNFRSLWITRINAAARINGMSYSRFMNGLLKAGITLDRKVLADIAVHDAQGFAALAEKAKGALAA, via the coding sequence ATGGCTCGAGTCAAGCGTGGCGTCCAGGCGCGCCGTCGTCACAAGAAAGTTCTGAACCTCGCCAAGGGCTACTACAACGCCCGTCGCAAGGTCTTCCGCGTCGCCAAGCAGGCGGTGATCAAGGCGCAGCAGTACGCCTACATCGGCCGCAAGCAGAAGAAGCGCAATTTCCGTTCGCTGTGGATCACCCGCATCAATGCGGCGGCCCGCATCAACGGCATGAGCTACAGCCGCTTCATGAACGGCCTACTCAAGGCCGGCATCACCCTCGACCGCAAGGTGCTGGCGGACATCGCCGTGCACGACGCGCAGGGCTTTGCCGCCCTGGCGGAGAAGGCGAAGGGCGCGCTGGCGGCATAA
- the thrS gene encoding threonine--tRNA ligase, which translates to MITITLPDGSRREFEHPVSPMDVAQSIGPGLAKATIAGQVDGRLVDACDVIDHDASLRLITAKDAEGVEIIRHSCAHLVGHAVKQLYPEVKMVIGPVIAEGFYYDIYSERPFTPEDLAAIEKRMQELIAQDYDVIKKVTPRAEVIDLFKQRGEDYKLRLIEDMPDDVTAMGLYYHQEYVDMCRGPHVPNTRFLKAFKLTRISGAYWRGDAKNEQLQRIYGTAWADKKQLEAYILRMEEADKRDHRKIGKQQDLFHLQEEGPGLVFWHPKGWSIWQVVEQYMRKVYRDSGYGEVRCPQILDVSLWQKSGHWDNYQDNMFFTESEKRTYAVKPMNCPGHVQVFNQGLHSYRDLPIRYGEFGACHRNEPSGALHGILRVRGFTQDDGHIFCTEQQIEAEVTAFHQQALKVYGDFGFDDIQIKIALRPEKRLGDDATWDKAEAALRAALGACGVEWKELPGEGAFYGPKIEYHLKDAIGRTWQLGTMQVDFMMPGRLGAEYVDEHSQKKHPVMLHRAIVGSMERFIGILIEHHAGMFPAWLAPVQAVVMNITDAQADYVDNVRKLLANQGFRIEADLRNEKIGYKIREHTLQRVPYLLVAGDRETENGAIAVRTRSGEDLGTMSVAAFADRLRAEQLA; encoded by the coding sequence ATGATCACGATCACGCTCCCCGACGGCAGCCGCCGCGAATTCGAACATCCCGTCAGCCCCATGGACGTGGCCCAGTCCATCGGTCCCGGCCTGGCCAAGGCCACCATTGCCGGCCAGGTCGACGGCCGCCTGGTCGACGCCTGCGACGTCATCGACCACGACGCCAGCCTGCGCCTGATCACCGCCAAGGACGCCGAGGGCGTGGAGATCATCCGCCACTCCTGCGCGCACCTGGTCGGCCACGCGGTCAAGCAGCTGTATCCCGAGGTCAAGATGGTGATCGGCCCGGTCATCGCCGAGGGCTTCTACTACGACATCTACAGCGAGCGCCCGTTCACCCCCGAGGACCTGGCAGCGATCGAGAAGCGCATGCAGGAACTGATCGCGCAGGACTACGACGTGATCAAGAAGGTCACTCCGCGCGCCGAGGTGATCGACCTGTTCAAGCAGCGCGGCGAGGACTACAAGCTGCGCTTGATCGAGGACATGCCCGACGACGTCACCGCGATGGGCCTGTACTACCACCAGGAATACGTGGACATGTGCCGCGGCCCGCACGTGCCAAACACGCGCTTCCTCAAGGCGTTCAAGCTGACCCGCATCTCCGGCGCCTACTGGCGCGGCGACGCCAAGAACGAGCAGCTGCAGCGCATCTACGGCACCGCTTGGGCCGACAAGAAGCAGCTCGAGGCCTACATCCTGCGCATGGAAGAGGCCGACAAGCGCGACCACCGCAAGATCGGCAAGCAGCAGGACCTGTTCCACCTGCAGGAAGAGGGTCCGGGCCTGGTGTTCTGGCACCCCAAGGGCTGGTCGATCTGGCAGGTGGTCGAGCAGTACATGCGCAAGGTCTACCGCGACAGCGGCTACGGCGAGGTGCGCTGCCCGCAGATTCTGGACGTGTCGCTGTGGCAGAAGTCCGGCCACTGGGACAACTACCAGGACAACATGTTCTTCACCGAGTCGGAGAAGCGCACCTACGCGGTCAAGCCGATGAACTGCCCGGGTCACGTGCAGGTGTTCAACCAGGGCCTGCACAGCTACCGCGACCTGCCGATCCGCTACGGCGAGTTCGGCGCCTGCCACCGCAACGAGCCGTCCGGCGCGCTGCACGGCATCCTGCGTGTGCGCGGCTTCACCCAGGACGACGGCCACATCTTCTGCACCGAGCAGCAGATCGAGGCCGAGGTCACCGCCTTCCACCAGCAGGCGCTGAAGGTGTACGGCGACTTCGGCTTCGACGACATCCAGATCAAGATCGCCTTGCGCCCGGAAAAGCGCCTCGGCGACGACGCGACCTGGGACAAGGCCGAGGCTGCGCTGCGCGCCGCGCTCGGCGCCTGCGGGGTGGAGTGGAAGGAGCTGCCGGGCGAGGGCGCCTTCTACGGCCCGAAGATCGAGTACCACCTGAAGGACGCGATCGGCCGCACCTGGCAGCTCGGCACCATGCAGGTGGATTTCATGATGCCCGGCCGCCTCGGCGCCGAGTACGTGGACGAGCACAGCCAGAAGAAGCATCCGGTGATGCTGCACCGGGCCATCGTCGGCTCGATGGAGCGGTTCATCGGCATCCTGATCGAGCACCATGCCGGCATGTTCCCGGCCTGGCTGGCGCCGGTGCAGGCCGTGGTCATGAACATCACCGATGCTCAGGCAGACTATGTAGACAACGTGCGGAAACTCCTTGCAAATCAAGGCTTCCGCATCGAGGCCGATTTGCGGAACGAAAAAATCGGCTATAAGATTCGCGAACACACGCTGCAGCGGGTGCCGTACCTGTTGGTGGCGGGCGACCGCGAGACGGAAAACGGCGCGATTGCGGTCCGCACGCGATCGGGGGAGGATCTGGGCACCATGTCGGTCGCCGCCTTCGCCGACCGGCTGCGCGCCGAGCAGTTGGCGTGA
- the rpmI gene encoding 50S ribosomal protein L35 — protein MPKIKTNRAAAKRFRKTASGKYKAGHANRSHILTKKATKRKRNLRQTNHVRAEDAGRLDRMLPYL, from the coding sequence ATGCCCAAGATCAAGACCAACCGGGCGGCGGCCAAGCGTTTCCGCAAGACCGCCTCCGGCAAGTACAAGGCCGGCCACGCCAACCGTAGCCACATCCTCACCAAGAAAGCGACCAAGCGGAAGCGCAACCTGCGGCAGACGAACCACGTCCGTGCCGAGGACGCAGGCCGTCTGGATCGTATGCTTCCCTACCTCTGA
- the infC gene encoding translation initiation factor IF-3: protein MSTPDNKQNRKNQEIRVPRVRVIGADGEMVGVLSRDEALAMAEEDGLDLVEIQPQADPPVCKIMDFGKFKFEQQKKANEAKKKTKQVEIKEIKFRPVTDEGDYQIKLRNMRRFLEEGDKVKVNIRFRGREMSHQELGREMAARIEADLGEDIVIESRPRLEGRQMVMMIAPKKR, encoded by the coding sequence ATCAGTACCCCTGACAACAAACAGAACCGCAAGAACCAAGAGATCCGCGTGCCGCGCGTGCGCGTGATCGGCGCAGACGGCGAGATGGTTGGCGTGTTGAGCCGCGACGAAGCGCTGGCGATGGCCGAGGAAGACGGTCTGGATCTGGTCGAGATCCAGCCGCAGGCCGACCCGCCGGTCTGCAAGATCATGGACTTCGGCAAGTTCAAGTTCGAGCAGCAGAAGAAGGCCAACGAAGCCAAGAAAAAGACCAAGCAGGTCGAGATCAAGGAAATCAAGTTCCGTCCGGTCACGGACGAGGGCGATTACCAGATCAAGCTGCGCAACATGCGCCGCTTCCTCGAAGAGGGCGACAAGGTCAAGGTCAACATCCGCTTCCGCGGTCGCGAGATGAGCCATCAGGAGCTCGGTCGCGAAATGGCCGCGCGGATCGAGGCCGACCTGGGCGAGGACATCGTCATCGAATCGCGCCCGCGCCTGGAAGGCCGGCAGATGGTGATGATGATCGCGCCGAAGAAGCGCTGA